The Setaria viridis chromosome 9, Setaria_viridis_v4.0, whole genome shotgun sequence sequence GTGTGGGCTGAAAGCGGGAGGCACAAAATGGCCGCCAATGCGAGTCCTCGCTGACGCTGCGTATAAAGAGGCCACAAATATAGCCGTTGGGCTCGACTTGCGTTGCGTTCGCTTTCCCCGTCCGTCATTTTTGTTTGAAGCGCACCGTGCGGTGCGGCGTGCCTTGCCTCCTTGGCTTCCGCCGCTTCGCCTCGTCGCTTCCGCTCTCCACAACGGcacactccgccgccgccgggtgacTCCCGCGGTGATTTCTTCCCCCGAAGCGCTGGTATCCTCCGGATCTGGACGCCGAGCGCGCCGCGAGCTCTAACTGTAGGTGAGCCTCTGAGATCTGGTCGTATGCTTGCCTGTGCTTTTGCGAATTATGCTATGCTTTCATTTCGTCTCCCACTCGGATGCGCTGTTGGGTCTCTCCCAGGCGCTTGCCGGCGTGGTGTTAGTTTCGCCTCCGCAGTCGCATGACGTTTGGTTCGAGTGGCGCGGTGATTTGTCTAGTCAGTAGTTTGTTGTGCCCTGTCGTAGTGAAACGTCTAGGGTTTGGCGGAATTCTGAGCAGTTTTCACTCAATTTTTTAGTTACTAGGCTAAACTGTTTTGCAGACGTCTAGGATTTTGAAGATGGAGTTTCATATTTTCATTTAGCACACTTCATAGTAGTAGTAGATTGTAGATATCTCTGAccagtatatttttttttcctgaggcTTACATTGCGATATTTGGAATTAAGATAGCTCGCATTCTGCAATGCAATATTCTTGTCACTGAATTCTGGTGGATGCAAAGCCCTGGATTTGTCTTCCACAGATTGGTCTATATTTCCATGAGTAGAGAATTTGCGATTTCTATCTTTTGTAGTAAATAGGTTTTACTGGAGTAATAGTGTTTAGATGGTTTTGGAATATCTTAGTGTTACTAGGGGATAGAGGGTATGGGTATGACCATACAAGTGGATGTTTGCTATTCTTGGATAATGTTGTATCATACTACTGTCTGCAGTTCGACCATGTCCTTCTATGCATCTTGCATTTGTGTTCGATTTAGTTTGGAGCATATAACTTACGATCCCATTATTGTAGCGATTGGATCTGAAAATGAGCGAGGGGAATACTACTCAGCTTGACCTTGAGGAAGGATCGCCTCAGATGTCTGCTGATAATGATTCTAGTAGTCCTGCAACAATACACAAGATAAATGCTGACACGCAAGACTCTGGAAGCAAAATTGAATCACCCACTCCAGAGAAGCTTGAATCTAGAAGCAAAGGGGTCGTTGTGAGTTCACTAGCAAGGAATTTGCTTGCAGAGAGGTACAAAGACAGATTTGCAAATCTGCTGGGGGAAGATGAGGATGACACGGATGATGAAGGCTATAATGACAGTGTTTCACCTGATGTTTGCCGATCTCTGATTTCAGGAAGCATTGAACTCCTTGAGAAGTGAGCCATTTTAATTTTTATCTCAGTATATCATGCATCTCATATCTCTAGCATCTGATTTTCCACCTTGTTTTTCTTATTCACAATGGCAGACACAAGGATTTGCTGAATCTTTTCAATAGAATGGAGAGCTCTATAAGGTTGCTACGCTTACGGAAGAAGATGACTACTTTTAATAATATTGCCACCCAGGTGGAAGTACTCACAAAGAGGTAGTAATGACAGTGAAACTATCTGTATGGATTATTACCagtttttatttgtttgtttgttgcagTTGGATGATAGTCTTTCTGCATTACAGGACGTTCTCATACAGTCACTTGGCCCAGATGAAGCATTTGTTTCCAGAAGCAATCCAGATAAAGAGGATACTCTTACATGATGAGAAAAGCCTATGCATGTATGCTGATATGGAGATCACACTTGTCATGGATGTTGTGGAATGCACAAGTCCTGATCAGTCTCCATCAATGGCAATCTGCGAGGCTTTTTACTCAAAGCTTTTGAGTTTTTTGGATGCTCATCATAAGGTACTAAACTTAATTTACTAGTCGTTGCTCAGGTAATTGTTAATTAATAGAGTTTCACTGTAGGATATTTCCTTTAATTTGCTCAGAGCACCTCAACTTAATTCTGTCTTTTCATCCCAAGTGAACTTATATGAGCCTTTTTTTAGGTGACACATATGCACTTATGATTACGTTAGTCTTCAGACCATGATAATTCACTGAGCATTCTAGTTGCAATTGTTATACATGCAGGGTACAGAGATTCCCGAGGCAACTCTACCAGGACCCTTTAATTCAAGGTCAAGGGAGAAGTTATATCTTGAGGCGCCTAATGGACATGCTACTGAGCCAGCTTTGCAGGGCACCACTGAGGATGGATTGTTATATGCTTCCCACTTCCCACAATCTTTTCAAAAACTCATGTCACAGAAAATCGTTGCTGATGGAACTGAAAAGACTCAGTTGCTATCTGATCCAGCAGAACTGAGCTCTGTCAGTGCTTATGTTACAGAAGGGATAAACAGAAGCCCTAAAAAGCAAGATACAAATGCTCCAGTTCCAGTGAACTACGAAATTTCTGCTACCCCCAATCGCCATTTGATCTCTTGTTGTCCAGAGAGCACGCCAAAACAAGGGACCTCAGAGTCACCATTTTTGGCTGGAACACCAGCAATGCAGACACCAAAAAGGCCGTTGCTGACTCCACTTGGGAAACTTGAGGCCACATGTGGACACATTTCTGGACCACGTTCAGCCGGTTCAGCCCGCAGATCACTGAAAACATCGTTGAAATTTGAAGGAGGAAGCCTGTCTTATGATGATGGTATGGAACATGAGGCTACAGCTAAAAGGAACATGTTCTCAGAAGATTCATCTAGTTCCAATAAGTCATTAGAGGTACTGATCTGATTTCTACCCATCACATAGAATTGTATTTTTTATATGGATTAGCACATAATAACTACATTCTGGGGATCACAAATGCCATAGTTGATAGCTTAAATTAGATAACAAATGGTTGTTCTTGGATTCTGATTTCTAGAAAAACCTAATGTGCAATGAAACTACTGTGGGCAGCTCTCTCTGCATTTAACTTTGTATTTTTTATCATAGGATTGGTAAACAGCTCTATTGTGGGTTGTGTCAAATAGACTTCTTAACTACCTTCATCTAATACAATAATCAGGAAATAGGTATAAGCGACTGTTCAATAATACCTAGAGTGTTGGCAGTGAATTAGCCATCAAATTACTAATAACCAGCAATGGAATTGTTATACCCTGAGGTGAAGGGATAGGTTAGTCAGACAGAATGACTGTTTCTTTTATTTACAAACTATTAAAAATAATGTACTCTTAAATTTCTAGGTTATAGCGTATGCTGTATAGTCAATAGATGTCTTGTTTCCtgctctttttatttcttttgttgaacAGTTGGAAAGACTTGAAGAATTTACCTATCAAATAAAGAAAGCCTTGAAGAATTCGAAGCTAATTCATTTGTTTGATGTGACTTTTTCCTTGCAGGAGAAGGAACCTGTCTCCTTTACTGATAAAGACAAAACCAATCAAGACCCAGTTGAAACCCAGGAAAAGATAGCTTCGCTCCGTACCACATTTGACATAGTCTGTGATATTTCACGATCTACCAAGAATTCCCTAATCACAAAACAAGAACTTTTCCACAATATTCTTGCCaataatttggagatagaagagACTGGTAATGATTATCAGTGTAATAACTCCAAATTATAGTTAATATTAGCTGAGCTATGCTGACTATGTGTTATCTTATTTTCTCTTAACAGGGGAGATAGAAGAGCAGCTGCATATTTTAGAGGGTCTGGCTCCTGATTGGATATCTAAGAAGGTGATAAATGAAGGAGAAATACTTTACAGGCAAGTTGCATGAGCATCCCCCTTTTTGTTTGCATGTCCTTGAGCTATATTATTTCATATTACTAGCAAGCAtcctcttttcttttatgaGATTTTGAAGGGAATATTAACATATTACTTTATTTTCTTGGCAGCATTGAACCAATAACAGATCAGAATTCTGTTCGGGCGAGGCTTGTAGAACCCGTATGAGAATAGCTGCCATCGGTTCAAAGCTGAAGAGTGCACCTGATACTACTATGTATGTACCACTAAGAACCCATGAAGCAGCCGCATTAGCTAATTTACCATCATAGTCATAGAATCCTCTGGATTGCCCTTGCTCTTGTCTGATTCGACTTCAAATATTGAGTATAGCAACAGAAGCTGGTGGGGTTCCTCAGTGCAATCTGTGTCCTTGTTGACCTGCTCAATGCTAAAATTGTTATGAAACTTGAATTCAGACCTGGGTGTAATTTGGCGCTCAGATTTCATGCATCCCAATTGCCACGTACTGCTGTGTGAGCTTTCTGTGGTGCTAGAAGTCAACATTAGAATCTGCGCGGAATTCAATTGCCCTTTGGCATCTCTGATATTTGCTCAGGAAAATGCAGAAGTACTAGATTATGTTTGCTGCTCTGTCAGGTTCTTACTGGGCATGCACATGTTAACCTCTGTAATACTGGTGTCAAGCGCATGTGctcactatttttttttatacgaACCAGGAGAGCCttcaattatattaaaaagaagaataagttgactggttggattgggatatcaacCCACGCCGTACCACGTCAACGCACTACTCAAACTTTACTCAACCACACAACATCAgctggttggattgggacatcgataTGAGCCCTAGCGAAAACTCTGCTCGATCAGATTGGTACATCACCCGAGCCTCCACGAATTCTGTTCGGTCGGATTGGGATGTCCTCGATCAGATTGGTACATCACCCGAGCCTTCACGAATTCTGTTCGGTCGGATTGGGATGTCCGACATGAGCCACCACAAAACCAACGCCACCTCCTgggtcttctttttttttttaaaaaaaagaaaggaacgCTAGGACCCTTGTCGTTGGCCCCAGACGGGAGCCAAAGGTCCAAGCCAGAGATGCTTGAAGTCGCCTTCAAGAAGGGCATGATGCTAGTGGCGTCTTCCACGTCGTCCAAAGGAGGGATGGATTTTCACCCGCGTCACCGCGATGTAAATAGACAGCCCGCGCCACCAGCCCCACCACCATGGTACTGCTGGTGAGCCTCCGCGCGGCCGCAACCAACAACACCACCACAGCGACGCTGGCATACGCCTGAGCAAACCGTTGTCGGCCACGCCACCGCAGTGCCGCTGACACACCGCTGCACAGATTGAACAGACGCCGACACCTTGGAACCCGCCCGCCGCACCGGAATGTACGCTGGCACCTTGGAGCTCGCCCACTATTAGGGCAGGGCGCGACGCCACTGGAGGGCCTGGCCGCCGCAGTGCGCCCAGCCTCAGTGCGCCATGAAGCCGCTGGGTGATGCCACCGCCGGACCACACCAAGCGCCGCCCGTAGGCACTGCCGCAGTCAGTCAACGCGCTCCGGCCGCACGCGTCACCGTAGCCGGgcaccgccgctgctgccggaaGAGCAGCCGCCGTGCGTCGGCCGCGGATGCCGTCGCAGCGGAGAAaatcggccgccgccggccatggacaCCGCAGTAGCCAAGCCACGTTGCATGCCGGCTGCGGTCGCCGCCCTTGCCGGGCAACGCCGCACGCCGGCGCCAGCTGCTAGTGCTGCCGTAGCCTGgctccgctgccgcctccgcaaGAAACAGCCACCGTCACGTGTCCCCGACGCACCGAGGCCCCAGGGTAGCAGATTCGGTAGCTGGGGGTGCTGGGCGGATTTGGTCGCGGACGGCCGAGCCAACCGCCGCCGTCATGGACGAGGCCAGCCACCAAAGAGAGCGCGAgggggaggaaaggagaggagggtggTGGCCCCGCGGTTGCCTTCCTTGTGGCCGCGCAAGCTTTCGGTGGCCGCTCGGGCGATAGCGAGGAGGGGAGCGGCGCTcaaaggggcggcggcgccgggtgcTGGGGTTCCGCCCGGCGCCTCCCCGAGGAGGAGCGACGCGGGGCGTTCACTATTAGTGCTCACTATATGCTGTATGCACTATTTATTCCATATATGCAGTAATGACGTGGCATACAGTACGCTAATGCAGGCAATGAGCCCAAGACATGTATCCTCTACATACACAGCATGTGCCAAGTGACACCAGATAGAGCAGACACAACCCGATCACAGGCTCTCACTCCTCGGACCATGTGATGTCCACCATGCCGAGGCTCTGGTCGAGCCCCAGGGCGTCCCAGACCGCCGGCGATGCGTCGACGATGTTGTTGTCGCAGGGCGGCTCGAAGTTGTGCTCGTCGTCGCAGCCGTGGACGGAGTCGCACTCGTCCACCACCTTGGCGTACACGGAGTTGCCGTTGGCGGAGATCTTGATGCGGTGCCCGCAGCGCGCCATGTTGCTGAACCACCCCGTGGAGAGCGCCACCACCTTCTCCTCGTCGCTGTGGTACGCGTTGTCGCACTCCgacgggccgccgccgtccttgcccTTCTCGAAGCTGTTGAGCGTCAGCACGGCCTTGGTGCTCGccgtcaccggcggcgagcagcggtACTGCGGGTACTTCTTGCCGTCCTCGCAGCAGTCCGGGTCGTTGCTCTTCTCGCAGTTGCCGGACCGACCGGGGAGGTAGCCGCTGGCGCGGCACACGCCGAGGCTGGCGCCGGGGCGGAGGGAGAACGCCATGTGGGAGGTGGAGAGAGCAACCAGGACGAAGATCGCCATGGCGGCTGCAGCTCTGGCAGAGACCATCTTTCCTTCCCTGGAAAAGGAAATGCTCAAGCTCACTCTGTTTTTCTTATTTCCTGTGCTCTGCTTTGCTTGATGCTTTGAGGTGATTGAGGTTAGTCGTGCATGGGATTATATAGTGGCCTTTCCGCTTGCTACAGTAGTATGAACTTGCACCAATGCCCATGACGTACCGAATGGTTTGATGGATGTGATTACCGGAGACGGCAATCCGGTCACCAACTAGTTGCTTTTCGCCGCGCCGTATGAAATGGTTTGAACTCGTTCGATGTGAACATGTCGAGAAGATTTGTTCTACACAACAACACGGGATCTACGTAGCTTAATTCATATCGGAAATTGGTAAAACTCTAAACAAAACTGTGAGTTCGGCCGTGACATTTTAGCCAACACGCTAACAAACTGCTCCTTTCCAtgctgcagagtgcagaccAATTTCACTTTGTCATGAACTGAGTATATGCACTCAACTGATTTCCACCATAGGCAGATGCTATGGAGGACAACAAGCTATTCATTTACATAAGCCCATTTTACACTCAGTATAGGCCGGCTCTAGTTTTTAACCCTCAACCCACTACCTTTTCAACATTGGCTCAAATTTAGGGTGTTCGGTGACATGCTATTGACACAGCGACAGGACCAACGGCTAAAAAGTATTTGAATGTTTAAAATTTACTTGGCATAATAAATTTGAAATAAATCTTGCTTTTACCAAGGAGTATTTGCAGATGAAATTAAGTTTTCGTAAGTGAAATAAGGTATAACATTAAAAAACAGATATTgtataaaactaaaataaaccCTTTTTTCATTATGTTGATCAAACGAAACTCTGTACTAATTTATTTAGGTTACTTATTAATCCCATGCACAATTTCTAAACAAAATTGAAGTCATCATAAATTTACAAAATTTGGAAAAGGTGCCTCAATTTGGAAATTTAGTATATTGCTTTAAACAACTAAGAGAAAAATCCAAATGCAGCTTTGTGCTCAGTTGAACTTTCTTGAGGGAAGTCCTAAGTTAAACTGGTATAGTTACGACAAAATTTATTAAAGCACGCACAAATATCTACACAATCAAACTAGTTTCATTAGATATAAAATGAAATAAACCTTGAAAGTTCATTTATTTGATATGATACATGCAtgctattatattttttttataaatttagtcCAAGTTAGACAAATTTGAATTAGGTCAAGGCTAAAACAACTTATATTcgaaacgaagggagtatacAATAATTAAAATATCATTTGCCTCTCTTATGGAATGTAGAAGTCTAATTAGCACACAATAAATTGTTTTATTTAGTGTTTTTAAATAGATAATTAATAATTTACTTCgaatatataaatatttatgccATAGATACTCCATAGCACTTAGCATGAAAAACCAAAagttttaaatatttttaaaataggAAGAATTCATCCAATTATTGTGCGGGTTTGGTTTCGACCATTGAATACCAAAACCAGAAATCTTTTACCATTTAACTATCAAAACCGTTTATGTTCACCATCTGGTGGTTTTGATGGGcggttttgctgatgtggctgACGCATAGCAGTGAGCCCCACATGTCAACTtttttcctcttctctctcctctttctccCTTCCTTCCCCTTTATCCTCTCTCCTGCCCGCCGTCACCACTAGAGCGCTTGCTCGCGAGCTGTGCGGCCACGAACATCGTCACGCCCGACGTTCATCATCtttcccaccaccaccagcctccTCCGCGCCCTCGCACAACATGGCGCGGCCCTCAGCGCAGCCCACCGCGGCCTCGAGGACCCGGAGCGCCTTCGCCGCTGGCGTCCACGGCAAAGAAACGAAACAAGCCGAGCCCCTTCCATCCGCCGCTCAAAtccaccgccgtctcctcctTTTTCTTGAATCGACTCGGCCGAAACCTCCTCCACCCCCCAAGCTTGTTCCTCGACCACTTCACACCAAGCACCAGCAGCCCCGTTGCCGAGAATCATGAGTTTTCCACCTGCCATTGCTGCCGCCGCTCCGAGCTCGTGCGCCGGCCAAATTCGCCGCATCCCGTCCCCGGAAGCTTGTCCACCTAATCGATGGATTCCCATCCTCccgagccaccaccgccaggagCTCCACCCACACGTCATGATGAGGCTGCGGAGGGTGAGGTTGGGGATGAGGTCGGTGGAGCAGAGTGGAAGCATTGTGGTTGGGCTCGAGCTACTCCCCACCATCGCCCAGCGCCACGCCGCCGTGCTGCTCCGATGGCCTGTGCCGCTAGGCCCTGCGGACCTACGCTGTTGCCAGCCACACTGCACCCCACCCAGGTGCGCGCGCCCCTGGCCGAGCGCAGGTTGTGGGAGAGGGGATCGGAGGGAGGGGTACgacagaggaggagagggagagacgtcgacagaggggaaggggaagaggagagggaagagagagaaggggaggaatGGGATGAAGATAATgctgacaagtgggtcccaaTGCCATGTGTCAGTCACATCAGCAAAACTACCCACCAAAATAGCCCGATGGCCAAATACGAATGGTTTTAATAGTTGGATGGTCAAAGATGTCTGATTTTGTTGTTTGATGGTTCAAACCAAACCAAGACGATAGTTGAATAGCCAAAAATGGACTTCTTCCTTTAAAATATAATAGCTATTTTAGCCCTCATCTCATATCACACGGCCACATCACCACCACATCACCAAACACTCTAAATTTTAGAGTAAGGTTGAAAGAATAAATAGTTGATGGTTGGAaagaaataatttcatagtttaaaCTTGATAACTTTACTCGACCCATAGTTGGGCTAAAAAGAGACTTCTTCCTTTAGGTCATCAGTACAACACATATGTTCATTTTAATAAGCAATTATAAATCATAATTTGCATGCGTTTGGGTGTCGATATTGGAGGACTTGGCATTGAATTAGGTTCAATACCAATTCATCCATTGTATTGAAAAGGGCCGCAATTCAAATTCTATTATTTGGATGGCTATTGTATTCCGTTTTTGGAATCGTAAGAAGATACACGTTTGGATGTGCAAAAGGAAGAAATAGCTCATCTATCCTCTCTCCAGCGTCCAACCCTCTGGGAGCTTCTGCCGCCGCCCATGGAGAAAAGGGAGTGGCATGGACATTGGAGGAAGGAGTGCCCGATTCGGTGGTGAGGGAAGCGGCGTGCCCCCAGCTCGGTGGTGAAGGGAGTGGTGCACTGCAGCTCAAcagcgaagaagaggaggggagcaCCTGCTGCTGCCCAGGCATAGCCGCATGGGAGAGAGGTGGGAGACACAGGAGCCTCACCGCGGAGCTCCTCCTTGCTACTATTCATGCTCGAGTTTCCTGCCCCAGAGCTCCTCCAAGCGATCTAGATTCACCATCCGTGGAGCAGAGGGACGGCGTGTGTCGGtattttagactggcaacccgcctagggggtaccctaggtggtcttttgtgtggtgggtgtagtcaagaatcaaggagtcgatgatgatgcaagggacacgatttagatgggttcgggctgctagatcgtgtaataccctacgtcctgtgggttggttgtattgagttgTACTTCGTTGTttgaagggggtccctgcccgcccttatatacttgGGGGAGCAtggttacagggtggagtcctagtcgaacac is a genomic window containing:
- the LOC117837668 gene encoding CDT1-like protein b isoform X1, with the translated sequence MSEGNTTQLDLEEGSPQMSADNDSSSPATIHKINADTQDSGSKIESPTPEKLESRSKGVVVSSLARNLLAERYKDRFANLLGEDEDDTDDEGYNDSVSPDVCRSLISGSIELLEKHKDLLNLFNRMESSIRLLRLRKKMTTFNNIATQVEVLTKRTFSYSHLAQMKHLFPEAIQIKRILLHDEKSLCMYADMEITLVMDVVECTSPDQSPSMAICEAFYSKLLSFLDAHHKLQLLYMQGTEIPEATLPGPFNSRSREKLYLEAPNGHATEPALQGTTEDGLLYASHFPQSFQKLMSQKIVADGTEKTQLLSDPAELSSVSAYVTEGINRSPKKQDTNAPVPVNYEISATPNRHLISCCPESTPKQGTSESPFLAGTPAMQTPKRPLLTPLGKLEATCGHISGPRSAGSARRSLKTSLKFEGGSLSYDDGMEHEATAKRNMFSEDSSSSNKSLEEKEPVSFTDKDKTNQDPVETQEKIASLRTTFDIVCDISRSTKNSLITKQELFHNILANNLEIEETGEIEEQLHILEGLAPDWISKKVINEGEILYSIEPITDQNSVRARLVEPV
- the LOC117837668 gene encoding CDT1-like protein b isoform X2 yields the protein MSEGNTTQLDLEEGSPQMSADNDSSSPATIHKINADTQDSGSKIESPTPEKLESRSKGVVVSSLARNLLAERYKDRFANLLGEDEDDTDDEGYNDSVSPDVCRSLISGSIELLEKHKDLLNLFNRMESSIRLLRLRKKMTTFNNIATQVEVLTKRTFSYSHLAQMKHLFPEAIQIKRILLHDEKSLCMYADMEITLVMDVVECTSPDQSPSMAICEAFYSKLLSFLDAHHKGTEIPEATLPGPFNSRSREKLYLEAPNGHATEPALQGTTEDGLLYASHFPQSFQKLMSQKIVADGTEKTQLLSDPAELSSVSAYVTEGINRSPKKQDTNAPVPVNYEISATPNRHLISCCPESTPKQGTSESPFLAGTPAMQTPKRPLLTPLGKLEATCGHISGPRSAGSARRSLKTSLKFEGGSLSYDDGMEHEATAKRNMFSEDSSSSNKSLEEKEPVSFTDKDKTNQDPVETQEKIASLRTTFDIVCDISRSTKNSLITKQELFHNILANNLEIEETGEIEEQLHILEGLAPDWISKKVINEGEILYSIEPITDQNSVRARLVEPV
- the LOC117840174 gene encoding putative ripening-related protein 5, coding for MVSARAAAAMAIFVLVALSTSHMAFSLRPGASLGVCRASGYLPGRSGNCEKSNDPDCCEDGKKYPQYRCSPPVTASTKAVLTLNSFEKGKDGGGPSECDNAYHSDEEKVVALSTGWFSNMARCGHRIKISANGNSVYAKVVDECDSVHGCDDEHNFEPPCDNNIVDASPAVWDALGLDQSLGMVDITWSEE